The Methanomethylovorans hollandica DSM 15978 genome includes a region encoding these proteins:
- a CDS encoding superoxide dismutase, with protein MGIKAALWSEIFCEYEIRELVNRICNLGYPSRYSLNIIEQTLLADQYGESTMAKELYKLPALKYGYADLEPYISEEQLRIHHEKHHQAYVTNVNSLLQMMEKARREGTDFDYKATAKAVAFNLGGHVLHDYFWWEMTPAGNATKEPVGELAEVIKEDFGNFERFKKEFTQTAASVEGSGWAALTFCNDTKRLGIMQIEKHNVNLFPDFPIIMAIDVWEHAYYLDYKNERGKFIDAFWNIVNWEEIDRYFRKVQQLKE; from the coding sequence GTGGGAATTAAAGCAGCATTGTGGTCTGAGATATTTTGTGAGTATGAAATCAGGGAATTGGTTAACAGGATCTGTAACCTGGGTTATCCGTCCAGATACTCCCTCAATATTATAGAACAGACCCTCTTGGCCGATCAATATGGGGAATCTACTATGGCTAAAGAACTGTATAAGTTACCGGCTTTGAAATATGGTTATGCCGACCTTGAACCGTATATTTCAGAAGAGCAATTGCGTATACACCATGAAAAGCATCATCAGGCTTACGTCACTAATGTGAACTCACTGCTGCAGATGATGGAAAAGGCCCGCAGGGAAGGTACGGACTTTGACTACAAAGCAACTGCCAAAGCTGTGGCCTTTAATCTGGGAGGGCATGTGCTGCATGATTATTTCTGGTGGGAGATGACCCCGGCAGGCAATGCGACAAAAGAGCCCGTAGGTGAACTGGCCGAGGTCATAAAGGAAGATTTCGGGAACTTCGAGCGTTTCAAAAAAGAGTTCACTCAGACGGCAGCAAGCGTGGAAGGTTCAGGCTGGGCAGCACTTACCTTCTGCAATGACACCAAAAGACTGGGGATCATGCAGATAGAAAAGCATAATGTAAATCTGTTTCCGGATTTCCCGATCATTATGGCTATAGACGTATGGGAGCATGCCTACTATCTGGATTACAAGAACGAGAGAGGTAAATTCATAGATGCTTTCTGGAACATCGTCAACTGGGAAGAGATCGATAGATACTTCAGGAAGGTCCAGCAACTCAAGGAATAA
- a CDS encoding MarR family transcriptional regulator, giving the protein MVDFACKEFQIEAVIKCGLNLTKAELQVLKYLLGNDTRWFTTEQVAADLSLDISTVQRSVKKLTEKKVLQKFQNNLDGGGYFFVYRIKNKREIKELIMKIINSWVERVEKELIIWEEDQNIVIVP; this is encoded by the coding sequence ATGGTAGATTTTGCATGTAAGGAGTTCCAGATCGAAGCTGTCATAAAGTGTGGTCTCAATCTGACAAAAGCAGAGCTTCAGGTATTGAAATATCTCTTGGGAAATGATACCAGATGGTTCACTACCGAGCAAGTAGCTGCAGATCTGTCTCTTGACATATCCACAGTACAGAGAAGCGTCAAAAAACTCACTGAAAAAAAAGTACTGCAAAAGTTCCAGAACAACCTGGACGGAGGGGGCTATTTCTTTGTGTACAGGATAAAGAACAAGAGAGAGATCAAAGAACTTATCATGAAAATAATTAATAGCTGGGTTGAGCGCGTTGAAAAAGAACTGATAATATGGGAAGAGGATCAAAATATTGTAATTGTTCCTTGA
- a CDS encoding DUF5996 family protein, whose amino-acid sequence MEDGKKETWPELSFEEGKETYQTIHLWTQIVGKIKLTKMPWINHSWHVTLMVTPVGLTTGDIPSNGKHFQIDFDFLNHKLEITTSQNEVRTFNLLSLSIGAFYRNILSSLEELGIEVKINPVPSEMENPTPFDKDERNFYVPAIATALHYALLKSNEVFTQFRAGFIGKCSPVHFFWGSFDLAVSRFSGRKAPPHPGGIPNFPDWVAIDAYSHEVSSCGFWPGNEAVPFAAFYSYIYPEPQGFKSAAIKPENAYYHKDLREFILPYKEVQQASDPSQMLLDFLNTTYRAAADAAYWDRENLERQ is encoded by the coding sequence ATGGAAGACGGGAAAAAAGAAACTTGGCCTGAATTATCCTTTGAAGAAGGAAAAGAAACTTATCAGACCATCCACTTATGGACTCAGATTGTTGGAAAAATAAAACTGACGAAAATGCCTTGGATCAATCATTCATGGCATGTTACCCTAATGGTTACACCAGTTGGTCTTACTACTGGCGATATTCCTTCAAACGGCAAACATTTTCAAATAGACTTTGACTTTCTCAATCACAAATTAGAAATAACAACCAGCCAAAATGAAGTAAGAACATTCAACTTGTTGTCTCTTTCCATTGGTGCTTTTTACAGAAATATTTTGTCTTCATTGGAGGAGCTTGGAATAGAAGTAAAAATCAATCCAGTACCAAGTGAAATGGAAAATCCTACTCCTTTCGATAAAGATGAGAGGAACTTCTATGTACCCGCAATAGCCACTGCTCTGCATTATGCCCTGCTTAAATCTAATGAAGTTTTTACACAGTTCAGGGCAGGCTTTATCGGAAAATGTAGCCCTGTTCACTTCTTTTGGGGAAGCTTTGATTTGGCAGTTTCTCGTTTCTCCGGACGTAAAGCTCCACCACATCCCGGAGGTATCCCTAATTTTCCGGATTGGGTAGCCATAGATGCTTATTCTCATGAAGTGAGCAGCTGTGGTTTTTGGCCTGGAAACGAAGCAGTGCCTTTTGCAGCTTTTTATAGCTACATTTATCCTGAACCCCAAGGTTTTAAATCTGCTGCTATAAAGCCTGAAAACGCTTACTATCATAAGGATTTACGCGAATTCATCCTTCCTTATAAAGAGGTACAGCAAGCTAGTGATCCATCTCAGATGTTATTGGATTTTCTTAATACCACTTACAGAGCAGCGGCAGATGCAGCTTATTGGGACAGAGAAAATTTAGAAAGACAGTAA
- a CDS encoding citrate/2-methylcitrate synthase, with protein MDQVKKGLEGVVALDTQISFIDGVQGILRYRGIEIEKLADLSYDAVSYLLIYGKIPDAGELKPFSMELIKERDVHPHLLDMLKFCDFEHEFLDALRTAISVCAHFDEDLNDISEQANVRKAIRLIARFPTLVAAFYRMANGLEVISPDPSLSHGANFLYMLRGALPTALEAQAMEKDFILSAEHELNPSTFALRITASTLSDMHSAVISGLCTLKGSLHGGAREGVMDMLDDIGSADNIAAYVQEHLEHKQRIMGFGHRVYKTYDPRARIYRDIAMQVATEKGKSHWFDLAREIESVMYHEMVENKHKPIYPNVDFYSGVLYKDLDIPSYMATSIFAIGRISGWIAHFMEQYADNRVIRPRAHFV; from the coding sequence ATGGACCAGGTAAAAAAGGGCTTAGAGGGTGTTGTAGCTTTGGATACGCAAATATCTTTTATAGACGGTGTCCAGGGCATACTCAGATACAGAGGTATAGAGATAGAAAAGCTTGCAGACCTTTCTTATGATGCGGTTTCTTATCTTCTCATATATGGAAAGATACCCGACGCCGGAGAACTGAAACCATTTTCCATGGAGCTTATTAAGGAAAGGGACGTGCATCCACATCTTCTGGACATGTTGAAGTTCTGTGATTTTGAGCACGAATTCCTCGATGCCTTGAGAACTGCTATTTCCGTATGTGCGCATTTTGATGAAGATTTAAATGACATTTCTGAGCAGGCCAATGTCAGAAAGGCCATAAGGCTCATTGCGCGGTTCCCGACACTGGTTGCCGCTTTTTACAGGATGGCTAATGGTCTGGAAGTAATATCCCCGGATCCATCTCTCTCCCATGGAGCGAATTTCCTGTATATGCTAAGAGGAGCACTTCCCACTGCACTGGAAGCGCAAGCAATGGAAAAAGATTTTATTCTCAGTGCGGAGCATGAACTGAATCCTTCTACCTTCGCTTTGAGGATAACCGCTTCCACTCTCTCTGACATGCATTCAGCCGTCATATCAGGTCTCTGCACCCTTAAAGGCTCCCTGCACGGCGGGGCAAGGGAGGGAGTGATGGATATGCTGGATGATATAGGTTCAGCTGACAATATCGCAGCATATGTTCAGGAGCATCTGGAGCACAAGCAGAGAATAATGGGATTCGGACACCGGGTCTATAAGACCTATGATCCCAGGGCCCGTATCTACAGGGACATAGCAATGCAAGTGGCCACGGAGAAAGGTAAAAGCCACTGGTTTGACCTTGCCAGGGAAATAGAGTCAGTAATGTATCATGAAATGGTTGAGAACAAGCATAAACCCATATATCCGAACGTGGACTTCTACTCAGGGGTACTGTATAAGGACCTGGATATTCCTTCATATATGGCTACCTCTATCTTTGCCATAGGAAGGATATCCGGATGGATAGCTCATTTTATGGAACAATATGCTGATAACAGGGTCATCAGGCCCAGAGCACATTTTGTTTAA
- a CDS encoding ABC transporter ATP-binding protein, whose translation MPTQRLFERIESIELQQISKKYGSRYAVESLDLTIEGGELLILIGPSGSGKTTTLRMINRMIEPDSGSIRINGQNVMQLDPVKLRRNMGYVIQNIGLFPHMTIGENVGLVPKLEGWDDKSTSGRVRHLLDFVSLPPDRFINRYPRQLSGGQQQRVGLARALAMDPPLLLMDEPFGALDPILRKQLQKEFLEIKKEIGRTIVFITHDIEEAFRLGDRIAIMDNAKLVQVGAPEDLIFDPVNDLVADIVDTERKFKHMDTLNVKDLMTPLDAKYILDGGVDACDAVEIMKDRDTEIGIVFENGMLVGKVEMVNLLKCEDQHPFLRDIAKPMKVFALRDSVATALSEMKRSGEHMAMVMNGDTVGGMLVSDEVLLKLI comes from the coding sequence ATGCCAACCCAGAGATTGTTTGAAAGAATCGAGTCCATTGAACTGCAGCAAATAAGCAAGAAATATGGTTCCCGTTATGCTGTGGAATCCCTGGACCTTACCATAGAGGGAGGAGAACTGCTGATCCTCATCGGACCAAGCGGTTCCGGAAAGACAACAACACTTCGCATGATCAACAGGATGATAGAACCGGACAGCGGGAGCATCCGGATAAATGGACAGAATGTCATGCAGTTAGACCCGGTAAAGCTCAGGAGGAACATGGGCTATGTGATACAGAACATTGGCCTGTTCCCTCACATGACGATCGGAGAGAATGTGGGTCTGGTTCCAAAACTTGAAGGCTGGGACGATAAAAGTACAAGTGGAAGAGTGCGTCATCTGCTGGATTTCGTTTCCCTGCCTCCTGACCGTTTCATCAATAGATATCCACGGCAGCTAAGCGGCGGCCAGCAGCAGCGTGTGGGTCTTGCCAGGGCTCTTGCCATGGATCCGCCACTTCTTCTGATGGATGAACCTTTCGGAGCTCTGGACCCGATCTTGAGAAAACAGTTACAGAAAGAGTTCCTGGAGATCAAGAAGGAAATCGGCAGGACTATAGTTTTCATCACCCACGATATAGAAGAGGCATTCAGACTTGGGGACAGGATAGCCATCATGGACAATGCCAAGCTTGTGCAGGTGGGTGCTCCGGAAGATCTCATCTTTGACCCTGTGAACGACCTGGTTGCAGATATCGTGGATACGGAACGGAAGTTCAAGCACATGGATACGTTGAATGTCAAAGATTTGATGACCCCACTGGATGCAAAGTATATCCTGGACGGGGGAGTGGATGCCTGTGATGCAGTGGAGATCATGAAAGACAGGGACACCGAGATTGGTATCGTCTTTGAGAATGGTATGCTGGTAGGCAAAGTGGAAATGGTGAACCTGTTAAAATGTGAGGATCAACATCCTTTTCTTAGAGACATAGCAAAGCCCATGAAGGTCTTTGCTCTGCGTGACTCAGTGGCAACAGCACTCTCTGAGATGAAAAGGAGCGGGGAACACATGGCAATGGTCATGAACGGAGATACAGTAGGCGGGATGCTGGTATCTGACGAAGTGCTTTTGAAGTTAATATAA
- a CDS encoding glycine betaine ABC transporter substrate-binding protein, translating to MQMRKSVMMVLVIVVALLASGCSEKTTDEKPTVVIGSKLFQESYILAHMAAIMLEDAGYKTDVIEGLGGTFVNYEALKKDEINTYVEYTGTAYSQILKEPALQVWDPEVVYTETEKGLKETDKILIVSSPGFEDAYAIAVKEDWAEANNVTKISDLQDYASQMTVGTDPEFATREDGLPRIKAVYGIEFKDYKQAVATVMYEAVKIDDVDAISAYTTDTRNEVFNLRVLEDDMNALPPYDAIYIMTENFANSNPDAVEALKKLDGRIDTDTMRELNYKFDVEKMEPRDIAREFLVQEGLIEA from the coding sequence ATGCAAATGAGAAAGTCTGTCATGATGGTATTAGTGATAGTTGTTGCTTTGCTGGCAAGTGGCTGCTCTGAAAAGACAACTGATGAAAAGCCTACTGTGGTAATAGGATCCAAACTCTTCCAGGAATCGTACATACTTGCCCATATGGCAGCAATTATGCTGGAAGATGCGGGATATAAGACCGATGTTATCGAAGGGCTGGGAGGAACATTCGTCAACTATGAAGCATTGAAGAAGGACGAAATAAATACCTATGTGGAATACACAGGAACCGCCTACAGCCAGATCCTCAAAGAACCGGCACTTCAAGTGTGGGACCCTGAAGTAGTATACACTGAAACTGAAAAGGGATTGAAGGAGACCGACAAGATACTTATAGTCAGCAGCCCGGGATTCGAAGATGCATACGCCATTGCAGTGAAAGAGGATTGGGCAGAAGCAAATAACGTCACGAAGATCAGCGATCTGCAAGACTATGCCTCTCAGATGACCGTAGGTACAGATCCTGAGTTCGCCACTCGCGAGGATGGACTGCCCCGCATAAAGGCTGTATACGGCATTGAGTTCAAGGATTACAAACAGGCAGTTGCAACGGTAATGTATGAAGCTGTCAAGATAGATGACGTGGATGCCATATCCGCATATACTACGGATACCAGGAACGAGGTCTTCAACCTGAGGGTGCTTGAGGATGACATGAATGCATTGCCTCCTTATGATGCAATATACATCATGACAGAAAACTTCGCGAATAGTAATCCTGATGCTGTGGAGGCTTTAAAGAAACTTGATGGCAGGATAGACACGGATACCATGAGAGAACTTAACTACAAGTTCGATGTGGAGAAGATGGAGCCACGGGATATCGCAAGGGAGTTCCTTGTTCAGGAAGGGCTTATTGAAGCATAA
- a CDS encoding SRPBCC domain-containing protein, with translation MKRICTTINIQALPKDVWEVLADLKEYHAWNPFITHVSGKLQIGELLEVQFKTNDFLKINLKPVVLNTEVNREIRWKGQFWVKGLLDGEHLFRIEEMEDGSVHFINCEKFTGLLVPLFMYLIKEDTENGFNAMNEQLKIIAEKRKANRDP, from the coding sequence ATGAAAAGAATTTGTACAACGATCAACATTCAGGCATTGCCGAAAGATGTATGGGAAGTTCTCGCTGATCTCAAAGAGTATCATGCATGGAACCCATTTATCACCCATGTTTCCGGAAAACTGCAAATTGGAGAACTGCTCGAAGTGCAGTTTAAAACCAATGACTTCTTGAAGATCAATCTCAAACCTGTGGTGCTCAATACAGAGGTAAACAGGGAAATACGCTGGAAAGGGCAATTCTGGGTAAAGGGATTACTGGACGGCGAGCATTTGTTCAGGATAGAGGAAATGGAAGATGGAAGTGTACATTTCATCAATTGCGAAAAATTCACCGGCCTTCTCGTACCATTATTTATGTATCTGATAAAAGAAGACACGGAAAATGGCTTCAATGCCATGAACGAGCAACTGAAGATAATAGCCGAAAAAAGAAAGGCAAACAGAGATCCTTGA
- a CDS encoding ABC transporter permease, whose product MIEDFHEIMTLWDKHLLTIRTIEHLEMFSIALTISVIIGVGVGVLIYIRPRIASPVLNFLNLLETIPDLALLVILLPLLRLGTGPTIAASVIYSILPIARNTYTGLKGVDSKYIYVAEAIGLSPRDILLKVRIPMALPLIAGGIRIALVFTMGVVTLGGLVAAGGLGTVLQNGIQLYEKDVILLAGLWTGILAVILDLGAGRIEKELYKRYGTWQPQR is encoded by the coding sequence ATGATAGAGGATTTCCACGAAATTATGACACTGTGGGATAAGCACCTGCTTACCATACGGACCATTGAACATCTGGAAATGTTCAGTATCGCTCTGACCATATCGGTGATAATCGGAGTTGGTGTGGGAGTGCTCATATACATCAGGCCGAGGATAGCTTCCCCGGTACTTAACTTTCTCAATCTACTGGAAACAATACCGGATCTGGCATTGTTGGTCATTCTTTTGCCTCTTTTGCGTCTGGGAACAGGACCAACGATAGCTGCTTCGGTGATCTATTCAATATTGCCTATAGCAAGGAACACCTATACCGGCCTTAAAGGCGTGGATAGCAAATACATATATGTGGCTGAAGCTATTGGACTGTCACCACGGGACATACTTCTCAAAGTAAGGATACCCATGGCCCTGCCTCTCATAGCCGGGGGGATAAGGATAGCTCTGGTGTTCACCATGGGTGTTGTCACACTGGGAGGGCTTGTGGCTGCCGGAGGACTTGGAACCGTGCTCCAGAACGGTATCCAGCTGTATGAGAAAGATGTCATACTGCTGGCAGGCCTGTGGACAGGGATACTGGCTGTTATACTTGACCTCGGGGCTGGCAGGATTGAAAAAGAACTGTACAAGAGGTATGGTACATGGCAGCCACAGCGTTGA
- a CDS encoding 4Fe-4S binding protein: MLKITPYLGILVIIVSIAGLWYPVLGYFMLLVFGTLLLISPFRGRWFCGNLCPRGSFNDFWLGKISQNKKIPPVLRSFWIRVPIFLFMMGFMGYRLLQTQGLFNQIGMILVIMCLTTTTIAILLGLSINPRTWCTFCPMGTVQHILGKDRYQVKLDAEKCINCKKCDKVCPMQLDVRNSLTKRDCIKCGRCIEICPKDALAFEN, encoded by the coding sequence ATGCTTAAAATTACTCCATATCTTGGGATCCTTGTAATCATCGTATCTATTGCAGGTTTGTGGTATCCAGTATTGGGATACTTCATGCTCCTGGTGTTTGGCACCTTACTGCTCATCAGTCCTTTCAGAGGAAGGTGGTTCTGCGGAAATCTGTGTCCCAGAGGCAGTTTCAATGATTTCTGGTTAGGCAAGATCAGTCAGAATAAAAAGATCCCTCCTGTGCTTAGGAGTTTCTGGATAAGAGTACCCATATTTTTGTTCATGATGGGATTTATGGGATACAGGCTGCTACAGACTCAGGGTCTGTTCAATCAGATAGGTATGATACTTGTGATCATGTGTCTGACCACAACTACAATAGCCATATTGCTGGGCTTGTCCATCAATCCCAGGACCTGGTGTACATTCTGTCCCATGGGTACGGTACAGCACATTTTGGGAAAAGATCGGTATCAGGTAAAATTGGATGCTGAAAAATGCATCAACTGTAAGAAGTGTGATAAAGTGTGTCCAATGCAGCTGGATGTCCGTAATAGCCTTACTAAAAGAGATTGCATAAAATGTGGCAGATGCATTGAGATATGTCCAAAAGATGCACTTGCATTTGAAAATTGA
- a CDS encoding ABC transporter permease: MAATALILNATWEHIVLVYTTLLASIMVAVPLAFASLYSRRLASVVMNFANLVQAVPSFAVIAIVVPFLGIGFVPALIAIMLRALLPIIKNTYIGLTNVDPALIDYANGIGLSEWQIQRYIRFPNAYPAMFAGIKFAAILANSIAVLTAFIGSGGLGEIIFQGLIGYNTEKLLLGAIPAILLALFIDLSFTLLEKKLTPGYIKQ, translated from the coding sequence ATGGCAGCCACAGCGTTGATACTGAATGCTACGTGGGAACACATCGTGCTTGTGTACACCACGTTGCTGGCAAGCATCATGGTAGCAGTACCTCTTGCATTCGCCTCTCTCTATAGCCGGCGGCTGGCATCAGTTGTGATGAACTTTGCCAACCTTGTGCAAGCAGTGCCCAGTTTTGCAGTGATAGCCATAGTGGTACCTTTTCTGGGAATAGGCTTTGTTCCTGCACTTATAGCCATAATGCTGAGGGCGCTTTTGCCTATAATCAAGAACACATACATTGGTCTTACAAATGTGGACCCTGCGCTTATAGACTATGCTAACGGCATCGGGCTCAGTGAATGGCAGATACAGCGCTATATAAGGTTCCCGAATGCATATCCCGCCATGTTCGCAGGTATCAAGTTTGCAGCCATCCTGGCAAACAGCATAGCTGTACTTACTGCGTTCATTGGCAGCGGCGGATTGGGAGAAATCATCTTTCAGGGACTAATCGGCTATAACACTGAAAAGCTGCTCTTAGGAGCTATCCCTGCAATATTGCTGGCTCTGTTCATAGATCTTTCTTTTACCTTGCTGGAGAAAAAGCTGACACCCGGCTATATCAAACAATAA
- a CDS encoding winged helix-turn-helix domain-containing protein yields the protein MDDVCFSIGEAAGHVYRLLEKDESTTAKLKRTLKKSGFDSETVLMAVGWLAREDKLLMEKIDHVCVIKLK from the coding sequence ATGGATGACGTATGTTTTAGTATAGGAGAGGCAGCAGGCCATGTTTACAGACTGCTTGAGAAAGACGAATCAACTACAGCTAAACTGAAGAGAACGCTCAAAAAAAGCGGTTTTGATTCCGAAACAGTCTTAATGGCCGTTGGTTGGCTTGCAAGAGAAGATAAGTTACTCATGGAAAAGATTGATCATGTCTGTGTAATAAAACTGAAATAA
- a CDS encoding transposase, with amino-acid sequence MIILSLVDHGSELARYRTINLYDLLEDYFVDSEDAGSTLVTNKNTAKEHWRKRKTTNILARVKKELKRSNQVIGSFFNKGTLLRL; translated from the coding sequence ATGATAATCCTGTCCTTAGTAGATCATGGGAGTGAGCTCGCAAGATACAGGACCATAAATCTATATGACCTTTTAGAAGATTATTTTGTCGATAGTGAAGATGCTGGAAGCACACTCGTGACTAACAAAAATACAGCAAAAGAGCATTGGAGAAAAAGAAAAACTACGAATATCTTGGCAAGGGTAAAGAAGGAACTCAAAAGAAGTAATCAAGTCATTGGTTCATTTTTCAATAAAGGGACTCTATTGAGACTTTAA
- a CDS encoding vWA domain-containing protein has protein sequence MLNLQQPEMLWLMVPVIAAGIYLIRKGAKKGLIISRMVVLALLVIALASPYNVVSKISSSENPDLVLISDETASMELFEKQTATELYGSLAANTPTNVVKLTGESTALGDAIVQYARGDNQIVLVSDGNSNKGQDLGKALEFAKETGTTVYSVIPELQVNDVSLYISGEKTVVLNNEYQFDIIVQQAGDTPIAYQIEMYVDDQLVRSRTYDQEDDSRTIPVTYTFTSLGAHTITASITASDDRQPINNVFYKTVYVVPKPKIQVVTDDTGSPMADVLLNLYETSISTQLTDLDNKKAVVLDNRGIGSLSEAEIQNLQDYVSSGNGLYVVGGDSSYDYGNYLNSSLEGLLPVYSKATEWKGGRNVVLVLDVSMSTSAHGTHGDILGNAIHVLTKNNENLRGANVGVIAFGTEGLDVSGGLVYMGVPSNINRLEEQISSIAPAITSTTSLDQGLVIAQEWLAEGEGELDVIVISDGGIEQKYEESLKVASELTDAGVKLYYVHVKSSAPSQYDKSGNAFAKILMDEVGGLYFPVEKEDRVNLVFDEMEQPDTNESIDYSALTLIKYNPTHFITRNVNLSGNITGYNDVTPKPGADRLILTSTGKPVLTVWRYGLGRVASLSTDNGKGYDNMWSTQMYSGNNSKLTSSTMNWLVGNPQVEEGAVLEAEDTWFGTPAQLKLTMYDEGIPAITLDDTRSIDLSLTGKDTYEATVDVGQVGVHYISGYPIAVNYALEYRDVGINPDLEMMIKANGGETYTKSEAQALLLRDARENSQKLIKENVSQKIYFILAALILFLLEVIIRRLKEIRDMKEQEKRIQEGAEA, from the coding sequence ATGCTGAACCTGCAGCAGCCAGAGATGTTATGGCTTATGGTGCCGGTAATAGCAGCGGGCATCTACCTTATTCGCAAAGGCGCTAAAAAAGGTCTGATCATATCCCGGATGGTCGTGCTTGCATTGCTGGTCATTGCCCTTGCATCTCCTTATAATGTGGTGAGCAAGATATCAAGCAGTGAGAACCCCGATCTTGTGCTGATATCCGATGAGACTGCCAGTATGGAGCTTTTCGAAAAGCAGACAGCTACGGAGTTATATGGATCCCTGGCAGCGAATACACCTACCAACGTTGTAAAGCTCACTGGTGAGAGCACAGCTTTGGGCGATGCCATTGTACAATACGCCCGCGGGGACAATCAGATAGTTCTAGTTTCTGACGGCAACAGTAACAAGGGCCAGGATCTAGGAAAAGCTCTGGAATTCGCAAAGGAGACAGGCACCACGGTTTACTCTGTCATCCCTGAACTGCAGGTAAATGATGTCAGCCTGTATATAAGTGGTGAGAAGACAGTGGTCCTGAATAATGAATACCAGTTCGACATTATAGTTCAGCAGGCCGGAGATACACCCATCGCCTACCAGATAGAGATGTATGTGGATGATCAGCTGGTACGCAGCAGAACATATGACCAGGAAGACGATTCCAGGACCATACCTGTAACGTATACATTCACTTCTCTGGGCGCCCACACGATAACGGCCAGTATTACTGCTTCCGATGACAGACAGCCTATCAATAATGTCTTCTATAAGACCGTATATGTCGTCCCAAAACCGAAGATCCAGGTAGTGACTGATGATACAGGTTCACCCATGGCCGATGTACTGCTTAACCTATATGAGACCTCAATCAGCACGCAGCTAACAGACCTGGATAATAAAAAGGCTGTTGTGCTGGATAACAGGGGAATAGGATCTCTGTCGGAAGCAGAGATACAGAACCTCCAAGATTATGTAAGTTCTGGCAATGGCCTGTACGTGGTAGGAGGAGACAGTTCCTATGACTATGGGAATTATCTTAATTCATCTCTTGAAGGATTATTGCCTGTATATTCCAAGGCCACCGAATGGAAGGGTGGCAGGAATGTGGTATTGGTCCTTGATGTTTCCATGAGTACATCTGCCCATGGTACTCACGGAGATATTCTGGGTAATGCTATACATGTTCTCACTAAAAATAATGAGAATCTGAGAGGTGCAAATGTAGGAGTGATTGCCTTTGGAACAGAAGGACTTGACGTTTCCGGTGGCCTTGTATACATGGGCGTGCCTTCCAACATCAATCGCCTGGAAGAACAGATATCTTCGATCGCCCCCGCGATAACCAGTACCACATCACTGGACCAGGGTCTTGTTATTGCACAGGAATGGCTTGCAGAAGGAGAAGGTGAACTTGATGTAATTGTCATCTCAGATGGTGGGATAGAACAAAAATATGAGGAAAGTCTCAAAGTTGCCAGTGAGCTCACTGATGCGGGAGTCAAGTTATATTATGTACATGTTAAGTCCAGTGCACCTTCACAATACGATAAATCCGGTAATGCCTTTGCAAAGATTTTGATGGATGAAGTTGGCGGGCTGTATTTCCCTGTGGAAAAAGAAGACAGGGTCAATCTGGTCTTCGATGAGATGGAACAGCCAGATACTAACGAATCTATAGATTATAGCGCACTTACTCTCATAAAATACAACCCTACCCATTTCATCACCAGGAATGTGAACCTTTCGGGCAACATCACAGGTTACAATGACGTGACACCAAAACCCGGAGCAGACAGGCTGATCCTTACTTCTACAGGTAAACCTGTGCTCACTGTGTGGAGATACGGCCTGGGACGCGTGGCTTCCCTGAGCACTGATAATGGTAAAGGTTATGATAATATGTGGAGCACACAGATGTACTCCGGCAATAACTCAAAGCTCACTTCATCTACCATGAACTGGCTTGTCGGCAATCCGCAGGTAGAGGAAGGAGCCGTGCTGGAGGCAGAGGACACGTGGTTCGGTACTCCCGCACAACTTAAGCTCACTATGTATGACGAAGGCATACCCGCCATCACACTTGATGATACGAGAAGCATAGACCTTTCGCTTACAGGCAAGGACACATATGAAGCAACAGTAGATGTTGGTCAGGTGGGAGTGCATTACATCTCAGGATATCCGATAGCAGTGAACTATGCTCTGGAATACAGGGATGTAGGGATCAACCCGGACCTTGAAATGATGATCAAGGCCAATGGTGGAGAAACATACACCAAGAGTGAAGCTCAGGCCTTGCTTCTAAGGGATGCAAGGGAAAACTCACAAAAGCTTATCAAGGAAAATGTCAGCCAGAAGATATACTTCATTCTGGCAGCTCTTATATTATTCCTGCTTGAGGTCATCATACGCCGTCTGAAAGAGATAAGGGATATGAAAGAGCAGGAGAAGAGGATACAGGAAGGCGCAGAGGCATAG